In Trichoderma atroviride chromosome 2, complete sequence, one DNA window encodes the following:
- a CDS encoding uncharacterized protein (EggNog:ENOG41): MDVTSLLNTCRQPSYSGGSIEGSSPHPGHDRVASAPNILPSPYTEDAKDGLNRPKWGNVKLWDGRETAESRIDELDAFSRRAGLPVSPKDIHKSIFETNGRSRQPSTDSIFAVISPPSIRPTRHSLPYDNARICSTRLPHRDHRASYSGESSTIPKHKISISSSNFTSPDSSQSEEYHSRLSSVASVSGISSMSIPIAEIPSIDAKLLEARNFPSSYGIASQPPSPPLTEKSSAAVQSRTRIMKHFLDNSSTAILNWHNLDKPALFGQNSRPDLTTRPLYHRRATSAPIPASRFPTSVPNGLRRRHLMPSPTRPEMDEAALKSLPTQAEAPRPAIPSSYPKLDADRHVLSHQATRKDQVSDPTSDIVPLIQQGRNMGGEVPLDVLSVRPVTPQEEEPRCMFVDDCQTGSQLRKAISHLFGRNKACTLRIPKHVWVYYCRKHYQRIRYRNAKTYPLNQMHLVKMQITRLQEWSENNRRQGSGPYIRLWTLTLRKREQNRLDKEGGPADEGDDDALEAQTGSAAPDWVIHRLGTGYTTEQMLEVAERLYQEIKDEVLTRVPEIEFLPDIVESDGGGIAKLIRTRKHIRPVATEAQSRASKRKISEMAETVPQSRFTSFNQHDTGDFESPSRKRIRVGPPQAYQRKQSLPMPLPSIVMPSADSQYAVPRTLPAIPRMQALPPDHAYGSDAYMHGLSSTRPGPQNSFYGHDSQQYAGHYQTGAGSAQPPLFQRERDYHRLHQRLPSISDHLSVANGYSAASPYRSSGPFNEGPNMQRPLHLRSYSANVATTQSGFEYPRPISSSGAVQPDLASFDNRETVNYPSTRDYAIEQRPDSSHAYTTGWHQNPAPQQQNYYASGSAHDHVARSQVDDRRTPTYYGSTAHGATSKRAQHEEVHYGNTWPHTDQAVTKAAKDVRED; the protein is encoded by the exons ATGGATGTAACATCGCTTCTTAACACTTGTCGACAACCCAGCTACAGTGGAGGCAGTATCGAGGGCTCATCACCCCATCCTGGCCATGACAGAGTTGCCTCTGCCCCCAACATTCTGCCAAGCCCTTACACCGAAGATGCAAAGGATGGTCTGAATAGACCTAAGTGGGGAAATGTTAAATTGTGGGATGGACGGGAAACAGCAGAATCTCGGATCGATGAACTAGATGCCttttcaagaagagcaggcCTTCCCGTTTCGCCGAAAGATATCCATAAATCAATCTTCGAAACGAACGGCCGGTCAAGACAGCCTTCAACCGATTCTATATTCGCAGTTATATCTCCACCGTCGATACGTCCAACAAGGCATAGCCTACCTTA TGATAATGCTCGGATATGCTCAACTCG GCTGCCGCATCGAGATCACCGCGCTAGCTATTCGGGAGAGAGTTCGACGATTCCCAAGCACAAGATCTcaatcagcagcagcaactttaCATCGCCGGACTCTTCGCAGTCGGAGGAATACCATTCGAGATTATCGTCTGTAGCATCCGTCAGCGGGATATCGTCAATGAGCATACCTATTGCGGAGATACCCTCGATCGATGCTAAGCTTTTAGAAGCTCGAAACTTCCCATCAAGTTAtggcatcgcatcgcagcctccatctcctccactCACAGAGAAGAGTTCAGCTGCAGTGCAGAGCAGGACAAGAATAATGAAGCACTTCCTCGACAACTCATCGACCGCTATTCTGAATTGGCACAATTTGGATAAGCCTGCACTCTTTGGTCAAAATTCACG TCCTGACCTGACCACTCGCCCTCTATATCACAGAAGAGCCACATCTGCTCCTATCCCTGCCTCCCGGTTTCCAACATCAGTGCCAAACGGGTTGAGACGTCGCCATCTCATGCCTTCACCTACTCGACCAgagatggacgaggctgcgctGAAAAGCCTGCCGACCCAGGCAGAAGCGCCTAGACCAGCCATACCCAGCAGCTACCCGAAGCTCGATGCGGACCGTCATGTACTGAGCCATCAGGCAACGAGAAAAG ATCAAGTCTCCGACCCGACGTCTGACATTGTTCCTTTGATTCAACAAGGCCGCAATATGGGCGGAGAAGTACCCCTCGATGTCTTGAGCGTGAGGCCGGTGACtccgcaagaagaagagcctcGATGCATGTTTGTTGATGACTGTCAAACCGGCTCGCAGCTACGCAAAGCCATCTCACATCTCTTTGGACGGAACAAAGCATGTACTCTTCGTATCCCAAAACATGTGTGGGTGTACTATTGCCGCAAACATTATCAGCGAATCAGGTATCGAAATGCCAAGACGTACCCTCTCAACCAGATGCATCTCGTGAAGATGCAGATCACTCGACTCCAGGAGTGGAGCGAGAACAACCGACGCCAGGGATCAGGTCCCTACATCAGACTCTGGACCCTGACATTGCGCAAGCGAGAGCAAAACCGTCTTGACAAGGAAGGCGGTCCGGCAGatgaaggcgatgatgatgctttgGAGGCTCAAACCGGCTCGGCCGCTCCAGATTGGGTTATCCACCGCCTAGGAACCGGATATACAACCGAGCAAATGCTTGAGGTGGCAGAACGCCTGTACCAAGAGATCAAAGACGAGGTCCTTACGCGGGTCCCTGAAATTGAGTTCTTGCCTGACATCGTCGAGTCGGATGGCGGAGGTATTGCGAAGCTTATCAGAACCCGCAAGCATATTCGTCCGGTTGCTACCGAAGCACAAAGCAGAGCATCCAAGCGAAAGATTTCTGAGATGGCAGAGACTGTCCCCCAGAGCCGCTTCACGTCTTTCAACCAGCACGATACGGGAGACTTTGAGAGCCCATCGAGAAAGCGAATACGCGTCGGGCCCCCTCAAGCCTACCAGCGCAAACAGTCTCTCCCCATGCCGCTTCCCTCCATTGTTATGCCGTCTGCCGATTCTCAATATGCTGTGCCGCGCACTCTGCCCGCTATTCCCAGAATGCAGGCACTGCCTCCAGATCATGCTTATGGATCTGATGCATACATGCATGGGCTTTCTTCTACCCGCCCCGGTCCTCAAAATAGCTTCTATGGCCACGACTCGCAGCAGTATGCAGGCCACTATCAGACAGGCGCCGGCTCTGCTCAGCCACCTCTCTTtcagcgagagagagattaTCACAGGCTACACCAAAGATTGCCGTCCATCAGTGATCATTTGTCGGTGGCAAACGGCTACTCAGCTGCCTCGCCGTATAGGAGCTCCGGGCCATTCAATGAGGGCCCAAATATGCAACGACCCCTTCACTTGCGATCATATAGCGCAAACGTTGCGACGACTCAATCCGGCTTTGAGTACCCCCGTCCTATCAGTTCTAGCGGAGCCGTGCAGCCCGATCTGGCATCTTTCGACAATAGAGAAACGGTGAATTATCCAAGCACTCGCGACTATGCTATAGAGCAGCGACCTGACTCAAGCCACGCCTACACCACGGGCTGGCATCAGAACCCAGCTCCCCAGCAGCAAAACTATTACGCATCTGGCTCGGCACACGATCATGTCGCTCGCTCTCAGGTGGATGACCGGCGAACTCCGACCTATTATGGCTCAACGGCTCATGGAGCTACCTCGAAGAGAGCTCAGCATGAAGAAGTTCACTATGGCAATACCTGGCCTCACACTGACCAAGCCGTTACGAAGGCGGCTAAAGACGTGCGCGAGGATTAG
- a CDS encoding uncharacterized protein (EggNog:ENOG41) codes for MPPQFRLRPGSVSDLNHAVRLYDACLGSDKLIQLLFPGKREQDPVAFKTHLYRLYAKRFWSVEWMFTFVVREAAGGQGEEVVGFSCWKKPAGEIGFVERWFSIFAWVAPIVRNFIALQTKLFPTVDLYPATAFDRCFPPIEEALFADKKPKEWWYLSTLAVHPSYQGHGLGGLLMNEGLDLADAYQQKQQKKQKNEDDEVRGGKVWLIGLRGTDRFYTRFGFNEVGRANVGELSEWDGGIVMFRE; via the exons ATGCCTCCACAGTTTCGCCTCCGCCCAGGCTCCGTCTCAGACCTCAACCACGCGGTGCGTCTCTACGATGCGTGTCTCGGCTCGGACAAGCTGATCCAGCTCTTGTTCCCGGGCAAGAGGGAGCAGGATCCAGTGGCGTTCAAGACCCATTTGTACAGGCTGTATGCGAAGCGGTTCTGGTCCGTGGAGTGGATGTTTACGTTTGTCGTCAGGGAGGCGGCTGGTGGGCAGGGAGAGGAGGTTGTTGGGTTTTCGTGctggaagaagccggcgGGGGAGATTGGCTTTGTGGAGAGGTGGTTTAGTATAT TTGCCTGGGTCGCCCCCATAGTGCGCAACTTCATCGCCCTCCAAACCAAGCTCTTCCCCACCGTCGACCTCTACCCAGCCACCGCCTTTGACCGCTGCTTCCCGCCCATCGAAGAAGCCCTCTTCGCAgacaagaagcccaaggagTGGTGGTACCTCAGCACGCTGGCCGTGCATCCGTCCTACCAGGGCCATGGGCTGGGCGGTTTGCTCATGAATGAAGGCCTGGATCTGGCCGATGCGTatcagcagaagcagcagaagaagcagaagaacgaagatgatgaagtgAGAGGGGGGAAAGTCTGGCTGATTGGCCTGAGGGGGACGGATCGGTTCTATACGAGATTTGGATTCAACGAGGTCGGGAGGGCGAATGTGGGAGAGTTGAGCGAGTGGGATGGAGGCATTGTCATGTTTAGGGAGTAA
- a CDS encoding uncharacterized protein (EggNog:ENOG41), whose translation MASAGKTFIVEHLDPELGPWSELEYLAIAAESEETNTKFILSCLPPNFKVPAALSANKAFTAEHRGVEELYAGQKSRVCLLDPAAAKDLAPEDGETFDAFLFGGILGDDPPRDRTSELRKKGFEGRRLGPKQMTTDTAVRVTRMVVHDKIPLDKMPYLDFPELKFSEHESTEMPFRYVKGADGKPIMPKGMVELIQKDADKSVDDLF comes from the exons ATGGCTTCAGCTGGAAAAACCTTCATCGTCGAGCATCTCGACCCGGAGCTCGGCCCATGGTCGGAACTGGAGTATCTGGCCATTGCAGCGGAGAGCGAAGAGACAAACACCAAGTTCATCCTGTCTTGCCTGCCTCCCAACTTCAAAGTCCCGGCTGCCTTGTCCGCCAACAAAGCCTTTACAGCTGAACACCGCGGGGTAGAAGAGCTCTATGCCGGTCAGAAGTCTCGGGTGTGTCTTCTAGATCCCGCCGCAGCCAAGGACTTGGCGCccgaagatggcgagacaTTTGATGCGTTTCTCTTTGGTGGCATCTTGG GTGATGACCCTCCACGAG ATCGGACCTCTGAATTAAGAAAGAAGGGCTTCGAAGGCAGGCGGCTAGGCCCCAAGCAAATGACTACAGACACAGCTGTGCGAGTTACGCGAATGGTTGTGCACGACAAGA TCCCTCTTGATAAAATGCCTTATTTGGATTTCCCAGAGCTCAAATTCAGCGAGCATGAAAGCACGGAGATGCCTTTCCGTTATGTCAAGGGCGCAGATGGAAAGCCAATTATGCCAAAG GGAATGGTCGAGTTGATACAGAAAGACGCTGATAAATCTGTGGACGATCTGTTCTAA
- a CDS encoding uncharacterized protein (TransMembrane:1 (i44-62o)), which translates to MEERLGGLAHTGRYYPRYLRALVPSLGKQNGLATRLRHAEASNAVASAVMLLVLLLAVGTATSSPSQCRLSAISVPSPRRLCRNKEWRTLCSVKVNLHALAPGARLKHTAAPRLSSMRRCCFLIHSPYLRITALFALPSQRFNLCSETGHCDPTAPCPALRLVSSPDAIQR; encoded by the coding sequence ATGGAAGAAAGGCTCGGAGGTCTGGCGCATACAGGCAGGTACTACCCGCGGTACCTGAGGGCGCTGGTACCTTCTCTCGGGAAGCAGAACGGCCTCGCAACTCGCCTCAGGCATGCAGAGGCATCCAACGCTGTCGCTTCGGCCGTGATGCTgctcgttcttcttcttgctgttGGCACTGCCACTAGTTCTCCATCTCAGTGCCGTCTCAGTGCCATCTCAGTGCCATCACCGCGCCGCCTGTGCAGGAACAAAGAATGGCGCACGCTGTGTAGCGTCAAGGTTAATCTGCATGCCCTCGCTCCAGGCGCACGGCTGAAACACACGGCTGCACCCCGGCTCTCGTCGATGCGACGCTGTTGTTTTCTCATCCATTCTCCGTACTTGCGAATCACGGCGCTCTTCGCACTGCCCTCCCAACGGTTCAACCTCTGCTCGGAGACTGGCCACTGCGACCCCACCGCGCCTTGTCCAGCGCTGCGCCTGGTATCATCACCAGATGCGATACAGCGATGA